Within the Paramormyrops kingsleyae isolate MSU_618 chromosome 2, PKINGS_0.4, whole genome shotgun sequence genome, the region CATGCTTGTGCTGTGCACTTAGTCTGTGTACATCCTGaaattttttccccccaagttGTCCGATATGTTTAAGTTAATTCAATTTCCCTTTATGCTAGTACTGACAATGGCTCCTGTGGGTGGGGGTCATTTAACGACCGTGACCAGTTCCTTTGCCGCAAGCCTTGTCCTTATAGCCCACACTAGTGCAAAGAGTTAATAGTTGTCTCTGCCCTTGAGCAAAACGACAGTCTCTCTACAATTGGTGCTTCATCAGTCCATTATGAAATGTCTGTGTACACAACAGCAGTAAACGATCCTTGTGCATTCTTCAACAGCCTAAAGTTTCTCTTTGGAATCGTAGTGCTGAGTATAGCTTGTAttcaattaaaatgtattcCTTCTCCCCCTCTTccctctcctttttttttttatttatttttggccACCTTCCTCCGTTGCCCATGTACTGGATCGACATGCCCCTCCTGCGTTGCCCACCTTGACGTTGGCCCAACATCCGCCCCTGAACGCCCACCTGACACCCCGGTTGGCCATACCCATAAATGTGCCCCTCCCCAAACGGGCGCCTTACATGACAACTTGTGATTGATTGCCCTTGCCCAATGCCAACCTCCACGACCAATGCAGTACAATGCCAGTGTATCAGTCCCAGACAGCAGTGGCCCTGAGCGGTATGTCCCACCAGTTATTGCCTCACTGCCTGATTAGAACAGCCGACAAATGTCTTTTATAACCTGCCTTATGTTTCAGTTGAGTTACAGTATCCCCTTTTCGAAAATGGTGTTACTGTTCTGTTTTGATTTTTCTGTCTTACtcccgccccctcccctccccccccatcgaGTCTTTTGATTTTGAGCTTTTTTGTCGAAAGTTTACATATGTGCGACAGCCCGCGCAGGAAGACTATTTTGAATGGAAGGAGCGCAGCTTGCCGTGTCATGTGTCCTTCTGTGTTAATAATCATGAGTTTTTTGGGGGAAATCTCTCTCGCTCTGTCCTTGTGGCCCTCCTTGTCCTCGCCCACATCGCTGTCCATGACGTAAGATGCCGCTAGCGCTCTGCCCACTCACTCATTAGTCCTGCCATCTTACTTTCTCCCGTGCTGCATTCCTGTTCCGTTTCTCACGGGCTCCATCAGTCAGACGTCTGTCTACCAATCTCTCATGGCCTTGCTTCTGTCTGCCAGCTCTAAAGTGTCTTCCACCTGCATACCTTCCTGCTTCCCTTTGATTTTGTTCCTCCCCCCTTCCCTGTGAGAGGGCGTGCTAGTGTCACCATTGCGATGGCCCAAAACCCcgccctgcccccacccctcctaATTGCCGGTGGAGGGATAGGACTGGAACTTTCAAATTCTGCTCTGTCAGCCgtatgatttctttttttttttgcccactTAAGCCCTTCCAAGTTGCCCATCGTCCAAGGCCTGTCATTCGTTTTGTCAGATTTGAGTTAAGGCAGGTGCATGTTGCTAACTCATGCAGTGTATCAGTCCAGTGCTGTTGGGAAACCCCAAAGAGTCTCATCCTTCCAGAATGTTTAGACTTCTCCTTTGCCTTTGATTAGTTTTTTGTGTTTgaaagattttctttttttctttccttttttttttttttttaaatttccacTTCTTTGGCAATTGCATGGGGGAATGTCCTGGTATGTTAAGGATTCTGAGCATCAGCGCCGACATTGAGACCGTGGGAGAAATCTTGCTGAAGATCATCCCCACGTTGGAAGAGGTGAGGCTGGGGGGCGCGCCCACCCGGGGTGGTCTGCAGATGGGAGCAGCGTGGCTCTGTGTGAGTGCGCAGTGCATGGGATTGATTCTCCTTCTGGTTCCGACAGTACCAGCATTATAAAGGGATTGACTTTGACTGTGAGCTGAGGCTCCTGATCCACCAGAGTCTGGCTGGGAGCATCATCGGGGTGAAAGGTGCCAAAATCAAGGAACTGCGGGAGGTGAGGTGCCATCTCTGTGCTGGAAATGCTGTTTGTCGTGGGGTTGAGGGGAGTTCTTTTGTGTGAGATCACATGCTTCCTTTGCCACTTACTAGACGATTGCATTCATTAATGCTCAGTAGACTGACACAGGACAGATGTGCACAGAATTTGTCTCCATGCCAACTTTTACAAAAGGGTCAGTCGCATGACAAGAGTGAAGTGCTGCAGTGAAACTGGTTTTTGAACAGGTGGAGAGCTACAGTCAGGAAAACAGTTTTGGATACTGGTTATAGTGCGTGTTTGTGGAGCAGCCAGTCTGACCAAATAGAGAGGgcctttaattattattaactgTTAATTAGCTCATATTTGGCATTGATCGGTCAGGCACTCCATGACTGGTTTGGGCCCCGGCCTATTCCTGTTCCCCGTTTCCTATCGAAAGGTGTTGAGCTGGCCACTGCCAGGTTCAGATTATTTGAGAATTCAGTAATCGGAGTGTTCTGTATGCAGTCAGCTGGTGTCCCGTAATTTTCATGTTAAATGCATCTGTATTATGCATGGTGGTGTGCAGAACTGGCCAAAAAGATTAATACTACTGTTAAGAGTTAAATCCTTTCATTAGATTTAGACACTTGGTAGAAACGGTTGTCGCAAGTATCTCAAACTGTGTATCCAGTCTTTTGAGCCATTTCAAAAGGGGCACTTTGTAATTGGAACTGGCTCCTGACTTCTTGGTAGGGTTAGGGTGTGTTTGAACCATGTTCATTAGCGGGTTGCATGTGCACTGGGTGTAAGTTCTAGAATGTTTGGCTAGGCAAGACAGTCCCTTATTTCTTCTGGTAATTAGGTTTCCAGTGAAACAGCATAGTCAGGACCCCACAGCATTCTCATAAGTTCAGTTTTTTTCTCTatttctctccccctccccctttctgTGCTGCTTATCTTTCATGACATTAGAAGCGGACAGTTTGCTCAGCTGCTAATGACTAATCACTGCTAACGATGTCTTCTGGTGCCCCGTGATGGTCTCGCAGGCGAAGTAGTGCATGTCACTCATTAGCGTATGCTAATGAATGAGGGTGCAGGTGACCTCGCACACGTCGCTTCCCCATGGGGGAGTGGGCACTGCACTCAGACCTTTCTCTTTTTGCCATCTGCCTCCAGAATACCCAGACCACCATCAAACTGTTCCAGGAGTGCTGCCCTCACTCCACGGACCGTGTGGTTTTGGTCGGAGGCAAGCCAGACCGCGTCGTTGAGTGCATCAAGATCATGCTGGAGCTGATCGCCGAGGTGGGTCAGGCCGTGTCTGTACCGTCAGTCACATAGCTGTAAGACCAGTGTGTGTCAACCTGCAGTCTGGCAGCTCTGTTTCTCCAGTGAATAGCAGTCCGATTAAGGACATTGCAGGTTTCTGATTGAACACATTTAAAAGCCATCGTGTACATATTGCATTTGACTGTGGATGCAGATGGTCACGGTCGGCACACGTGTAGAGCTTTATGAAGGGTTTTGAAGTTACTACTAGGTTTGGTTGATATTAAAGTGATGTGGTATAGTGTGGTATCTTGAAATCAAAACAACTCAGAATTTTATCGCCATGATTTCAAAATGGCGAAATATCATTGCTTATGAAAATGCTGTCAAAATACCATAGATCATGGTGCAAAGTACTTTTATAGGGAAACTTAATTGGGTGGAGACAGCAGATCTTTGTTTCTATGCTGATCTGTTACTTTACCGACTCTACACTGTGTAAAGTCATTGCTGacttaaaaaatacttttttttttaaaagaagcaTTTGCCCTTTAAACCCTGTGTTTTGGCCCAGCTAATCAATTAGTTGATTGCTTGATCACATGCTTAATCGATTATCAAATTGATTTTTTTACAGCCCTAGTGCAATGTTAGGTTTATCACTGACAATGAGATCACTGTAAGCTTTGCGCAGAGTCAAATTTTTGTGAACTTACATGGTCAATAAAGCTCATCCTGAGTGTAGTTTAAATTTCCAATTAACACTCAACACTGCATCATGGAGTGTTGTGTGTCCCTCATGCATAAGTCCATATATAAATGCAGTAGTGCATacattttctctcattttgCAGGGGCAGCATTTATCCCTCTAGCAGTTTGACACATTTTATACCTGAACTGGGATGAATTAGACTTCTTATCAATATGTTTAACATTCCACCTGAGATATTGCCTCTTTACCATGAGTTAAAACTTGATGAATTTGATGAGCGGGGCATTAATTTATGCCCGATACATAAATGTCCATATAATTGTTTTTGCCTTGCTGATATCCTCCAGTATTCCTGCAAGATTCCATTTTCCAATGTAAATTTGTGGATTTTTCAGCAGTTTAgcttttcctcattttttttttctccaccgACACAGGCTCCTATTAAAGGGCGGGCTCAGCCGTATGACCCCAACTTCTATGACGAGACGTATGACTACGGCGGCTTCACCATGTTTGAGGAACGCGGCCGAAGGCCCATGGGTTTCCCTATGCGCGGACGCGGTGGGTTCGACCGCCTGCCCCCTGGCCGCGGAGGCCGTCCTATGCCCCCCGCCCGCCGGGACTACGATGACATGAGCCCTCGCCGTGtgccgcccccaccccctccagtGAGGGGGGGCAGAGTTGGGAGCAGGGCTCGCAATCTCCCTCTGCCTCCACCCCCGCCCCCTAGAGGAGGGTAAGAAAATTTGCCCTTGTCAAAATCTTGTTAGCTCTTGCATGTACTGTAGACCCACCTTCATGTAGAATGTATTACGCATGCAGCATGTTAAAAAGGACGTTTTAAAGTATACTTaccatttaattacattttgagCTTCTTATTGGCTCACTGTGGCTTCTGTGACCTTTTGCAGTGAGCGGGGGCAGTCGTTTCCTCCTGTGCTGAAATTAGTCTGTTAGTGCTGCTGATTGTATCACTGCTTCTCTGATCAGCTGTCACACTGACCCGCAAGTGTGGAGTCTTGATACGAGATGCACACTG harbors:
- the hnrnpk gene encoding heterogeneous nuclear ribonucleoprotein K isoform X1; protein product: METEIEQQEEESTFSNTETNGKRPAEDMDEKQAFKRSRNTDEMVELRILLQSKNAGAVIGKGGKNIKALRTDYNASVSVPDSSGPERILSISADIETVGEILLKIIPTLEEYQHYKGIDFDCELRLLIHQSLAGSIIGVKGAKIKELRENTQTTIKLFQECCPHSTDRVVLVGGKPDRVVECIKIMLELIAEAPIKGRAQPYDPNFYDETYDYGGFTMFEERGRRPMGFPMRGRGGFDRLPPGRGGRPMPPARRDYDDMSPRRVPPPPPPVRGGRVGSRARNLPLPPPPPPRGGDDQYGYDSYHGSADDRPSDRRGRPSDRYDSMSGGGYDNSSSWEPFQSGGRGSYGDIAGPVITTQVTIPKDLAGSIIGKGGQRIKQIRHESGASIKIDEPLEGSEDRIITITGTQDQIQNAQYLLQNSVKQYSGRFF
- the hnrnpk gene encoding heterogeneous nuclear ribonucleoprotein K isoform X2, encoding MILSISADIETVGEILLKIIPTLEEYQHYKGIDFDCELRLLIHQSLAGSIIGVKGAKIKELRENTQTTIKLFQECCPHSTDRVVLVGGKPDRVVECIKIMLELIAEAPIKGRAQPYDPNFYDETYDYGGFTMFEERGRRPMGFPMRGRGGFDRLPPGRGGRPMPPARRDYDDMSPRRVPPPPPPVRGGRVGSRARNLPLPPPPPPRGGDDQYGYDSYHGSADDRPSDRRGRPSDRYDSMSGGGYDNSSSWEPFQSGGRGSYGDIAGPVITTQVTIPKDLAGSIIGKGGQRIKQIRHESGASIKIDEPLEGSEDRIITITGTQDQIQNAQYLLQNSVKQYSGRFF